AAAACGTGGCCGACTGCCGAGACGCGCGATGAGAAATAGAGCCCGGTCTGTGCCATCAGAAAGAGATTGCCGTTCGCGTGCACGCGGCCGCCAAAGTCGAAGCGCGGTCCCGGATGGAATTCGAGATCATCGTCGTAGAAGATCCCGAACTGGAAGATCGGCACGCGGTTATTGAAGAACTTCCTTTGCAGCGCAACCTGCACTCCGGACGATCTTTCCGTCGCCGTCGACTGGATCTGCCATTCGTCGCGAAGCGCGTTAAGGCCTTGAAGCAGTTCGCCGCTCATCACGACCGTCTCGGTAGCTTTTGTTTGCCGGATGTCCTGGTTAAAGTTGTATGATTCGTCGAAACCCGGCGGCAGCAGGTCCATCACGTGCTGGAGATCGCTGGGTGCCGGTGAGAGTTTTTGATCGAAGATCTTGTCGAAGTTTCGCGTCATCACTTCAAGACTTCCCTGGGCGGCGGCGAAGGTCTTCGACTCCGCGGCATCGTTCGACGTCGCGATCGTTTCGTTCGTCGTCCGCGTCACGGCGAGCGCGACGAATGCCGAAAGCAGCGTCAGCACCAAAAGCGCGATGACCATTGCCGAACCCTTTTCATTCGATTTCGAGAAAAACTTTTTCATACCGCTAACTCCCTCATTCAAAAACGATTGAACAACTTGCGTCGTTCATATTATCCGGCGTCATACTCGAGATTTCTGGTGCTGAAGACAGCCGAAAGTGTCACCGTGTCCGGGCGACCCGTTTGCTCGTCATTTTCCGTTCCCTGGACTCTGATGCTGACGTTGATCTGGCGCACGGCGTTGAACGCCGCCGGATCGTCGTCGGCGGTTCCGGCGAGTCCGTCGGGGCCGACCGACGGGTTGTCGTGGACCGTGCCGTCTTCGAGAACGTAGCGAATCTGAAAGTTCTCGATACTGTACGCGACCGGCAGTTCCTGAATTTGGGCCGATGCTGCGGCACCCGTATTGTTGCCGAACACCATTCGAACCAAAGTGCCGTCCGCCCTCACCTTGTAAGCGACCCAAATGAACCTTTTTACGGAAGCGACGTACGTCGTGCAGTTTTCAGTGATGATCGCCGTGCATTTTTGAAGAAGGCTGACGTTCGTTCCGACACCGTCGAGCGGCTGATTGATGCCGAGCGCGTCATTCGGAGCGACGTCGATCTGGCTCGTCGACGGGCGGCTCGTCGCCATCACCGCGACTTGCGAACTGTCCGATTCGACAAGATACAGATCGTGCTGGGAGGTATTTGTCGCGTGGCTCGCCTGGGTCTGAAGTCGAACGGTCGAGGGAGCACCGGGCGCGGCTGCGGCGTTGGTCAGCGAGATGACATTTGTCGCGTTGAATGCCGTGTCGCGATAAGAAAATGAGATCAGGTCGGTTCGAACCGTCGGGTCGGTGCTCAGTAAGTTGAAAAAAAGGTCGTTTCCGCCGATCACCGCCGGCAAAATATCGCGTTCGGCGTCCGCGTCGGGCGTCAGCCCGAGCTTCGTCGCAACAAAGTTGTCCGGCACCATTGCGCCATTGCGGTTGTAGCTTAAGCCGGCGTTGAGCGCGTCACGGCCGATAATGTGCATCGCGGCCCGCGCGTTTTTGAGAATGTCCGACCGTCTGCTCGCCCGGTTGCGATCGATCAAACCGACTTGCAAAAGCCCGTAAACGGTTCCGATGACGATCATAAAGATCACCATCGACACGATCATTTCGACGATCGAAAATCCTTTTTGATTCGTTCGGTTCATATTTCTTTACTCCGCGTAGTTCGTGATGATCGTCGAAACCGTCTGTTCGCGCTGCAGTTGATTTATCTGATAGCGGACCGTGACGTCGATCCGGCGCCGGGCGATGGCGTGCGGCGGAGACGGGCGTTCCGCATCCTGCAGATCGGTGATAACCACGCGGCGCTGGAATCCGACTATCACCTGGCTGTTGTTCGACGGACGTCCCGGCACCTGACAGACTTGTTCTTCGGGGCACGAGTCGTCGGCGGTTCCGGCCAATCCGTCCCATCCCATATCCTCGCGTATCGGAGTGAAGCCGTTGACGAAAACTCCCTGGGGAACGGTGTTCACCGGATTGGTCCCGACGTTGCCGACGGCGTCCCAGCCTGCGATCGAGCCGTCGCGCGCGATGTCGCGGGCCGAGAAGATCGACTCGATCGTTGAGAGGGCCATTTGTTTGGCGATTACCTGTTTCTCGCTCTCGAATGACCGGATCAGATTCGCGGTCAGAGCTGACGTAGACGCCAGCAATCCGATAAACAGAATGACGAGTGCGATCATTACGTCGACGTATGAAAAACCGCCTTCACTTTCTTTTGAAATCATTTTTCTCTCGCTTGATAAGTATGTGTCGCGTCATCAATTGCCGGTTTGTCCGCCGCCGTAGGCACCCGAACGCCGTGTGTCTTTCCATTTGTTTGTCGATGCCAGTGCGCGGTCGTATTCCCAATATCGAACTGAACCGGTCGCCCCGACAATCGTAATGGCACGCGCGATATCGGATTCGTTCGGGGCGTCCTTTTTGGGGGACCAGATGAAGATCGTCGAGCCGGTCGCCGTCGAATTTGTGCCGATCGCGTCCGAGCCTTGATTGCTGACGGATCCGTTGCGCAGAAACCGCAATGTGCAGACATAATGCGTCAAGCTTCCGGGATGAAGGCTAGGGCGGAAGTCGGCGGCGGGAACAGGCAAGGACTCTT
The DNA window shown above is from Acidobacteriota bacterium and carries:
- a CDS encoding prepilin-type N-terminal cleavage/methylation domain-containing protein — protein: MNRTNQKGFSIVEMIVSMVIFMIVIGTVYGLLQVGLIDRNRASRRSDILKNARAAMHIIGRDALNAGLSYNRNGAMVPDNFVATKLGLTPDADAERDILPAVIGGNDLFFNLLSTDPTVRTDLISFSYRDTAFNATNVISLTNAAAAPGAPSTVRLQTQASHATNTSQHDLYLVESDSSQVAVMATSRPSTSQIDVAPNDALGINQPLDGVGTNVSLLQKCTAIITENCTTYVASVKRFIWVAYKVRADGTLVRMVFGNNTGAAASAQIQELPVAYSIENFQIRYVLEDGTVHDNPSVGPDGLAGTADDDPAAFNAVRQINVSIRVQGTENDEQTGRPDTVTLSAVFSTRNLEYDAG
- a CDS encoding prepilin-type N-terminal cleavage/methylation domain-containing protein; the protein is MSRGFSLVELMIVMVTILILSGFSVFYLSGHQRLFRPDEQSLRIVDALQEARQRSLTQRETMRVEIDVTDGLVRLIDENSPTTADDDIVIRSTELFSASDVRLGLRPSDISTNPEESLPVPAADFRPSLHPGSLTHYVCTLRFLRNGSVSNQGSDAIGTNSTATGSTIFIWSPKKDAPNESDIARAITIVGATGSVRYWEYDRALASTNKWKDTRRSGAYGGGQTGN